Proteins encoded together in one Heliomicrobium gestii window:
- a CDS encoding flavodoxin family protein, translated as MKVIAINGSPRKNWNTAMLLQNALEGAAAQGAETELIHLYDYSYKGCISCFACKLKGGKSYGQCAVNDDLKPILGKTDGADALIIGSPIYFGNITGEARSFLERLLFQHLVYDGNYSVLTEKKIPTAMIYTMNVPEVLMKQIGYEQNLKGFEMVLTRTFGSCESLFVTDTYQFEDYSRYEASGFNAEAKAKRRAEVFPEDCKKAFDLGNRFAQQNNTTAQ; from the coding sequence ATGAAAGTGATCGCGATCAACGGCAGTCCGCGGAAAAACTGGAATACGGCGATGCTTCTGCAAAATGCCCTGGAAGGCGCGGCAGCCCAGGGCGCAGAAACCGAGTTGATCCATCTGTATGACTATAGCTATAAGGGTTGCATAAGCTGCTTCGCTTGTAAATTAAAAGGCGGCAAAAGCTACGGTCAGTGCGCTGTCAACGATGATCTAAAACCCATCCTGGGGAAAACTGATGGGGCCGACGCGTTGATCATCGGTTCGCCTATCTATTTTGGAAATATCACCGGTGAGGCCCGCTCTTTCCTGGAGCGGCTGTTATTTCAGCACCTCGTCTATGACGGGAACTATTCCGTTCTTACCGAAAAGAAAATCCCCACGGCCATGATCTATACGATGAACGTTCCTGAGGTCCTGATGAAACAAATCGGGTACGAACAGAACTTGAAAGGCTTCGAAATGGTGTTGACGCGGACCTTCGGTTCCTGTGAGTCGTTGTTCGTGACAGATACCTACCAGTTTGAAGACTACTCCCGATATGAAGCATCCGGTTTTAACGCCGAGGCAAAAGCAAAGAGACGGGCAGAGGTGTTCCCGGAGGACTGCAAAAAAGCCTTCGATCTGGGAAACCGATTCGCCCAGCAAAATAATACGACTGCACAATAA
- a CDS encoding polysaccharide deacetylase family protein, translating to MRELQDYNLNPEQAKALQERYQGTLYYKGDPEKKYVALTFDDGPDGVYTPQILSILHDKGVPATFFVVGKQANAYPEVLQRIAQEGHAIGNHSWDHRKLTRLSSDELTDQVRSTEDEIRRITGFKTTLFRTPYGSFDSNVINELKSLGYKVVEWSIYTRDLKGKNKNQILSVVNKEVSPGSIILQHCRATVPGQLNASVQALPEIIDQLRAQGYEFVTVERIIQ from the coding sequence GTGAGGGAACTCCAGGATTACAATCTCAACCCCGAACAGGCGAAAGCACTGCAGGAGCGATACCAGGGCACCTTGTACTATAAAGGAGATCCCGAGAAAAAATATGTCGCCCTCACCTTTGACGACGGTCCGGATGGTGTGTACACCCCGCAAATCCTCAGCATTCTCCACGATAAAGGAGTACCTGCGACATTCTTTGTGGTGGGCAAGCAGGCCAACGCATACCCAGAGGTGCTGCAACGCATCGCCCAGGAGGGGCATGCCATCGGCAATCACAGTTGGGACCATCGGAAGCTCACCCGCTTATCGTCCGATGAGCTCACCGACCAAGTGCGGTCGACAGAAGATGAGATCCGCCGAATCACGGGGTTCAAAACGACTTTGTTTCGGACGCCCTATGGCTCTTTCGACAGCAACGTCATCAATGAACTAAAAAGCTTAGGCTATAAGGTCGTCGAATGGTCCATCTACACCCGCGATCTAAAAGGAAAAAACAAGAACCAAATCCTGAGCGTCGTCAATAAGGAGGTTTCGCCGGGAAGCATTATCCTCCAACACTGCCGGGCAACCGTTCCGGGACAGTTGAACGCTTCGGTTCAAGCGCTTCCGGAAATCATTGATCAACTGCGTGCCCAAGGGTATGAGTTCGTCACCGTAGAGAGGATCATTCAATAG
- a CDS encoding zinc-ribbon domain containing protein, giving the protein MFQDKVLTCKECGCEFEFTASEQEFYAEKGFTNEPGRCPQCRAARKAQNNNRGGYRQEREMFPVVCSSCGKETTVPFQPRGDKPVYCRDCFQPQPRNRW; this is encoded by the coding sequence ATGTTTCAAGACAAAGTGTTAACCTGCAAAGAGTGCGGCTGCGAGTTTGAATTCACCGCTTCCGAACAAGAATTCTACGCCGAAAAAGGCTTCACCAACGAACCCGGTCGTTGCCCCCAATGCCGGGCTGCTCGTAAAGCCCAAAACAACAACCGTGGTGGCTATCGCCAAGAGCGCGAAATGTTCCCCGTCGTCTGCTCTTCCTGCGGCAAAGAAACCACTGTTCCCTTCCAACCCCGTGGCGATAAGCCCGTCTACTGCCGCGACTGCTTCCAGCCCCAACCCCGCAATCGCTGGTAG
- a CDS encoding YcdB/YcdC domain-containing protein, whose protein sequence is MSLYHPYRQVSRASKTTIASLSLALLLGHAVFPTAPASAAPLASGAVFASTDGSTSSSESLSNNNGSMQPTPAVLLRSEQILKALTEFNPELAQLKVSSKELKIHSEEKRHGGPYGRKTTWNIYLDGPSRSARTSLTFDGETGDLISFDGETGNLHNVDNGKGDTGFLSEKVAIGRATDFLKQVTGDQFRQYRWMETTPDYTIIGHGGDDLVIRYRVVHFKRIINDIPVANSGWSVCLNHKGEIVRANNWDLATYPQEVFPLPTEIKSKDELQPEFARLIDATLVYAPVPPGTDPSLKRAPLVYWVNMQPVNALTGTAEPESEETPERVQLKGKNVIIIKDVHDAAAWLKNLTGADTAALEMENPNRYLKYEKGRTMNFHWLKLREPKKGESKNGLRGIPLSCDLQVNAKTGVVTNLFINDEVNKNDSAATVTEAQAKATALQFLASALPQGDYDLEISRSVHRPIPEWVNRSKLPPEILTEHRPYDFSCTVLRQGIPDFSTHIFVSVDTSTGKIIQFNYMESPFTEYPDPAKALTEDKIKELVSKQFTPALIYDWPEFYHQRPKQANLEYRLCPEFRPITVDAFTGAVIEQE, encoded by the coding sequence ATGTCGCTGTATCACCCCTATCGTCAGGTATCACGAGCATCAAAAACCACGATCGCCAGTCTCTCTCTGGCTCTGCTCCTGGGACATGCCGTCTTTCCCACCGCTCCCGCATCGGCTGCCCCTCTGGCATCTGGGGCTGTTTTCGCTTCGACAGATGGATCGACTTCCTCTAGTGAATCACTCTCTAACAACAATGGTTCCATGCAGCCCACTCCGGCGGTCCTGTTGCGCAGCGAGCAGATCCTCAAAGCATTGACGGAGTTCAATCCCGAACTTGCCCAGTTGAAAGTGAGCAGCAAAGAACTCAAAATCCACAGTGAAGAAAAGCGACATGGGGGTCCCTACGGGCGGAAGACGACCTGGAACATTTATCTTGATGGACCGAGCAGGAGCGCCCGTACCTCACTCACCTTCGATGGCGAGACAGGCGATCTGATCAGCTTCGACGGTGAAACTGGCAACCTGCACAATGTCGATAACGGAAAGGGCGACACAGGTTTCCTCTCAGAGAAGGTCGCAATCGGGCGAGCCACCGATTTTCTGAAACAAGTGACAGGGGATCAATTTCGTCAATATCGATGGATGGAAACGACGCCCGATTATACGATCATTGGTCACGGGGGAGATGATCTAGTGATTCGCTACAGAGTGGTCCACTTTAAGCGTATCATCAACGATATCCCCGTAGCCAATAGCGGTTGGTCTGTCTGCCTCAACCATAAAGGAGAGATCGTCCGAGCCAATAATTGGGATCTGGCGACCTATCCCCAGGAGGTCTTCCCACTCCCCACTGAGATCAAGTCCAAAGATGAACTACAGCCGGAATTTGCACGGTTGATCGATGCCACCCTCGTCTATGCGCCTGTTCCCCCTGGTACTGACCCCTCCTTAAAAAGGGCGCCCCTCGTCTACTGGGTTAATATGCAGCCGGTCAATGCGCTCACAGGAACGGCCGAACCGGAATCGGAAGAAACGCCGGAACGGGTACAACTAAAGGGGAAAAATGTAATCATCATCAAAGATGTACACGATGCCGCTGCATGGTTAAAAAACCTTACCGGCGCTGACACCGCTGCGCTGGAAATGGAGAATCCAAACCGGTATCTGAAATACGAAAAAGGTCGGACCATGAACTTCCATTGGCTCAAACTCCGGGAACCGAAAAAGGGTGAATCAAAGAACGGTTTAAGAGGGATCCCCCTATCCTGCGACCTACAGGTGAACGCAAAAACAGGAGTGGTCACAAACCTGTTCATTAATGATGAAGTCAATAAAAACGATAGCGCGGCGACAGTGACGGAAGCCCAGGCAAAAGCGACGGCGCTTCAGTTTTTAGCGTCCGCTTTGCCGCAAGGCGACTATGACCTGGAGATCAGTCGCTCGGTACACCGGCCCATACCGGAGTGGGTAAACCGCAGCAAACTTCCTCCCGAAATACTAACCGAACACCGACCCTATGACTTTTCTTGCACCGTCCTTCGGCAGGGCATACCGGATTTTTCAACCCATATCTTCGTTTCGGTCGACACGTCCACAGGCAAGATAATCCAATTTAATTACATGGAGTCGCCTTTTACAGAATACCCTGATCCCGCCAAAGCCCTGACAGAAGATAAGATTAAAGAACTCGTGTCAAAACAATTCACCCCGGCGCTGATCTATGACTGGCCAGAATTCTATCATCAGCGTCCGAAGCAAGCCAATCTGGAGTACCGATTGTGCCCTGAGTTTCGACCGATTACGGTCGATGCGTTCACCGGCGCCGTGATCGAACAAGAATAA
- a CDS encoding circularly permuted type 2 ATP-grasp protein, with protein MFQSGIVKGCFNEMFFEDQRIRPCYDGVFAHFSALRPAALEEQSRKARRMFNRLGVTFTVYQESANLERTLPFDILPRLIPSDEWSLLEQGVRQRVRALNLFLRDIYHEQASLHEGIVPRELVVTHPDYCWAMVGTKVPFGQYVTLAGIDIIRDPGGRYLVLEDNLRVPSGISYIFENRQMMQRLFPDMCRRYRIQPILPALSFFARYLRSLAPRPTSNPTVVLLTPGKYNAAYYDHVFLSQQLGIHLVEGEDLLTLNNRVFMRTVEGLQPVDVIYRRIDDAFLDPLVFRSDSVLGVPGLISAYRAGNVALVNAPGTGVADDKAIYAYVPQMIRYYLNEEPILQNVPTYLLRDREQREHVLARLDQMVVKKTTGAGGYGMLIGPKASAAEIEDFAQAIRKDPKAYIAQPTISISQHPSLVNGCFEGRHIDLRPFVIGGERVIPGGLTRVALRKGSLVVNSSQGGGSKDTWVVPSDGQKQVEERECRIVC; from the coding sequence GTGTTCCAAAGCGGTATCGTCAAGGGTTGCTTTAACGAGATGTTCTTTGAGGATCAGCGAATTCGACCCTGTTACGATGGGGTTTTCGCTCACTTTTCCGCCTTGCGGCCGGCGGCGCTGGAGGAGCAGAGCCGGAAGGCCCGGCGGATGTTCAATCGACTTGGCGTGACCTTTACGGTCTACCAGGAGTCAGCCAACCTCGAACGGACACTGCCGTTTGACATCCTGCCCCGGCTGATCCCCAGTGACGAGTGGTCCTTGCTGGAACAGGGCGTCCGCCAGCGCGTGCGGGCGCTGAATCTGTTTCTGCGCGACATCTACCATGAGCAGGCGAGCCTCCATGAAGGGATCGTCCCGCGGGAACTGGTGGTAACCCATCCGGACTACTGCTGGGCCATGGTCGGCACGAAGGTTCCCTTTGGCCAGTATGTGACGCTGGCCGGCATTGACATCATCCGTGATCCGGGGGGGCGTTATCTGGTGCTGGAAGACAACCTGCGCGTTCCCTCCGGGATCAGTTATATCTTCGAGAACCGGCAGATGATGCAGCGGCTCTTCCCCGACATGTGCCGCAGGTACCGCATCCAGCCGATCTTGCCGGCGCTCAGCTTTTTTGCCCGCTACCTGCGGTCCCTGGCGCCACGGCCCACGTCCAACCCAACGGTGGTGCTCCTGACGCCGGGCAAGTACAATGCGGCCTATTACGACCATGTCTTTCTCTCTCAACAGTTGGGGATCCACCTGGTCGAAGGGGAGGATCTGCTGACGCTGAACAACCGCGTTTTCATGCGGACCGTGGAAGGGCTTCAGCCGGTCGATGTGATCTACAGGCGCATCGATGACGCCTTCCTTGACCCGCTGGTCTTCCGGTCTGACTCGGTCTTGGGCGTGCCCGGCCTGATCAGCGCCTATCGCGCCGGAAACGTGGCCCTCGTCAACGCGCCCGGCACGGGAGTGGCCGATGACAAGGCCATCTACGCCTACGTGCCGCAGATGATCCGCTACTACCTGAATGAGGAACCGATCCTGCAGAACGTACCCACTTATCTGTTGCGCGATCGGGAGCAGCGGGAGCATGTCTTGGCCCGCTTGGATCAAATGGTGGTCAAAAAGACGACCGGCGCCGGCGGTTATGGGATGTTGATCGGACCGAAGGCGTCGGCGGCGGAGATTGAGGACTTTGCCCAGGCCATCCGCAAGGACCCGAAGGCCTACATCGCCCAGCCGACGATCAGCATATCGCAGCACCCGTCCCTGGTGAACGGATGTTTTGAAGGCCGGCACATCGACCTGCGTCCCTTTGTCATCGGCGGGGAGCGGGTCATCCCCGGCGGCCTGACACGGGTGGCCCTGCGCAAGGGATCCCTCGTCGTCAACTCGTCCCAGGGCGGCGGAAGCAAGGACACCTGGGTGGTCCCGTCAGATGGACAGAAGCAAGTAGAGGAAAGGGAGTGCCGGATCGTATGTTGA
- a CDS encoding alpha-E domain-containing protein — protein MPDRMLSCRHADSLIWLSRLIERAENNARILEVNFIRPFYGETASWEPLVAITGNIVDFRRFYDEADAASVFDFLAFSEANPNSIVACADLARENALAVRERLPNELFEVVNRLHLTLRACAHRVGEPVVYPFLDLVKRQSMIFQGLVEAILPHGEDGAFLRIGRYLERLDKTARILDVVHYHADGADEELWLRVLASVSAYEAYRRTGGGRVTSRDVTTYLVQDGDFPRSLAFCADQALRAAQRAFAGVGEIPQSVRLLEQLDRRLRYSTMEEIEAQGLHAFLQAILQENNRIGEAIQRDLFAEEASA, from the coding sequence GTGCCGGATCGTATGTTGAGTTGTCGCCATGCCGACAGCCTGATCTGGTTGAGCCGGTTGATTGAGCGCGCAGAGAACAATGCCCGTATCCTGGAAGTGAATTTTATCCGGCCCTTTTACGGAGAAACAGCCTCTTGGGAGCCATTGGTGGCCATAACGGGAAATATCGTCGACTTCCGTCGCTTCTATGATGAGGCGGATGCCGCTTCTGTCTTTGATTTTCTCGCCTTTAGTGAGGCCAATCCCAATTCCATCGTCGCCTGCGCCGACCTGGCGCGGGAGAACGCTTTGGCCGTGCGAGAACGGTTGCCCAATGAGCTGTTTGAAGTGGTCAACCGTCTCCATCTCACCCTCCGCGCCTGCGCCCATCGCGTCGGTGAGCCTGTTGTCTACCCCTTCCTCGATTTGGTGAAGCGGCAGTCGATGATCTTTCAGGGGTTGGTCGAGGCCATTCTTCCCCACGGAGAGGATGGCGCCTTTCTCCGCATCGGTCGCTATCTGGAGCGACTCGACAAGACGGCGCGCATCTTGGATGTGGTTCATTACCACGCCGACGGCGCCGACGAGGAACTCTGGCTGCGGGTGCTCGCTTCGGTCAGCGCTTATGAAGCCTACCGGCGAACCGGAGGCGGCCGGGTGACGTCGCGGGATGTGACGACTTACCTGGTCCAGGATGGCGATTTTCCGCGTTCCCTGGCCTTTTGCGCCGATCAGGCGCTGCGGGCGGCCCAGCGGGCTTTTGCCGGTGTCGGCGAGATCCCCCAGTCGGTGCGACTCCTGGAGCAACTGGACCGGCGCCTCCGCTATTCGACCATGGAGGAGATCGAGGCCCAGGGGCTGCATGCTTTCCTGCAAGCGATCTTGCAGGAGAACAACCGCATCGGAGAGGCCATCCAGCGAGATCTTTTCGCTGAGGAGGCTTCTGCTTGA
- a CDS encoding transglutaminase family protein — translation MTRFRIFHRTHYHYSHPVTEGVSETRLTPFTDHRQRLLSFELHTSPLGAVQEDRDAFGNIYQTLWFPESHRELIIEACSLVETGAFSEAEGLGKGGGQAAVNDRSDAPSGVREAGSDDVTQSHAEWLMETSYCPFLPEVRELADDFRLREGGWPEILRLAERLYERYAYRQEATQVDSSIREILHQGAGVCQDFSHLMAAALRVGGVPARYVSGYIPCGGHLRGESASHAWVEAWLPERGWVGIDPTNNCPVGALHVKIAHGRDYGDIVPVKGVYRGQATQMLQVSVDAQVIQ, via the coding sequence TTGACGCGATTTCGCATCTTCCACCGCACCCACTACCACTACTCCCACCCGGTGACCGAAGGGGTCAGTGAGACGCGGTTGACACCGTTTACTGACCATCGCCAGCGGTTGCTTTCCTTCGAACTGCACACATCCCCTTTGGGGGCGGTCCAGGAGGATCGAGACGCCTTTGGCAACATCTATCAGACCCTGTGGTTTCCCGAATCCCACAGGGAGTTGATCATCGAAGCCTGTTCGCTCGTGGAGACAGGCGCGTTTTCCGAAGCGGAGGGGTTGGGAAAGGGAGGGGGCCAGGCGGCGGTAAACGATCGAAGCGACGCCCCTTCTGGAGTAAGGGAGGCCGGTTCTGACGACGTCACCCAAAGCCACGCGGAATGGTTGATGGAGACGTCCTACTGCCCTTTTCTCCCCGAGGTGAGGGAACTGGCGGACGATTTTCGCCTGCGAGAAGGCGGCTGGCCGGAGATTCTCCGTCTCGCCGAGCGGCTTTATGAGCGCTATGCCTATCGACAAGAAGCGACCCAGGTGGACTCGTCAATCCGGGAGATCCTGCATCAAGGCGCCGGCGTCTGTCAGGACTTCAGCCACCTGATGGCGGCGGCGCTGCGGGTGGGCGGTGTCCCGGCCCGCTATGTAAGCGGCTACATCCCCTGTGGCGGTCATCTGCGCGGGGAGAGCGCCTCCCATGCCTGGGTGGAGGCGTGGTTGCCGGAGCGGGGGTGGGTGGGCATCGATCCCACCAACAACTGCCCTGTTGGCGCCCTTCATGTGAAGATCGCCCATGGCCGCGACTATGGGGACATCGTTCCGGTAAAGGGCGTCTACCGGGGCCAGGCGACGCAAATGTTGCAGGTGTCGGTGGACGCACAGGTGATTCAATAG
- a CDS encoding M14 family metallopeptidase: MEQKILTIRMPAQDQFSIRKNVLRASHGKPTARAAVVSGIHGDELEGLYTIYLLNRYLQEMREKRPEIFRGQVDFYPTVNSLGLGSLNRSWPFFNVDLNRQFPGNREGHVPLQAAHALLEDLQDADLVVDIHASNKFLLEMPQIRMQEVYAPKLLPLAEKSNVDFVWVHGSSSVLETTLATNLNETGIPTLVVEMGIGQRLTPAYSDQLLQGLLRLLCHLEIIDLPEEELPVLRPPRIIRDHEVWYFNAEASGLFVPEPNVFGEWIREGDVIGKIVDPLKGSDLQVIASPRDGRLFTLREHPVVYEGSLLARLVLQPADMDEGEVARDDA, from the coding sequence TTGGAACAAAAAATCCTCACCATACGGATGCCGGCCCAGGACCAATTCAGCATCCGCAAGAATGTGCTGCGCGCCAGTCACGGGAAACCGACGGCCCGGGCGGCCGTCGTATCCGGCATTCACGGCGATGAATTGGAAGGGCTGTACACCATCTACCTGTTGAACCGGTATCTTCAGGAAATGCGGGAGAAGCGGCCCGAGATTTTCCGGGGACAGGTCGATTTTTACCCCACCGTCAACTCCCTCGGCCTGGGAAGCCTCAACCGATCCTGGCCTTTCTTCAATGTGGACTTAAATCGCCAGTTCCCAGGCAACCGGGAAGGGCATGTGCCGCTCCAGGCAGCCCATGCCCTGCTGGAGGACTTACAGGATGCCGACCTGGTGGTGGACATCCATGCCAGCAACAAATTCCTGTTGGAAATGCCCCAGATCCGGATGCAGGAGGTCTATGCGCCCAAACTCCTGCCCCTGGCGGAAAAATCGAATGTGGACTTTGTCTGGGTCCATGGTTCGTCCTCTGTCCTGGAGACAACCTTGGCCACCAATCTGAATGAGACCGGGATCCCCACCCTGGTGGTGGAGATGGGCATCGGCCAGCGCCTCACCCCCGCCTACTCGGATCAACTCCTGCAAGGTCTCTTGCGCCTGCTCTGCCATCTCGAGATCATCGACCTTCCCGAGGAAGAACTGCCCGTTCTCCGGCCGCCGAGGATCATTCGCGACCATGAGGTCTGGTATTTTAACGCCGAGGCGTCGGGTCTCTTCGTGCCGGAACCGAACGTCTTCGGCGAGTGGATCCGGGAGGGCGATGTCATCGGCAAGATCGTCGACCCGCTGAAGGGGAGCGACCTTCAGGTCATCGCCAGTCCCCGCGACGGTCGGCTCTTCACCCTGCGGGAGCATCCCGTCGTCTATGAGGGGTCGCTGCTCGCCCGGTTGGTGCTGCAGCCGGCGGATATGGATGAGGGAGAGGTGGCGAGAGACGATGCATGA
- a CDS encoding M14 family metallopeptidase, with product MHEAILELNIPFREPMVIYKNEFQGSGNGPLISLVSGMHGDEISGMYLLSRLAAFLDRVERGLEPYYTLEGTVRLIPVVNVPGVNFATRNWPFDGTDINRMFPGYDQGETTQRIADGILQATVDSHYAFDVHGSNEQFFEIPHLRMFSPTEEDLRLAPYLRCHYLLRRELTPLYKTQLSYQWKESGISPYILMLGVARRIDDDLVETLYQGLIDFMLATAVLAGPPPAPPLQPPTFGRNHTHLVLSRTAGIFRPTVTAGTMLRKGELLGQIVNVLSGQVEEEVRAPASGLLASIRSYPLVYEKELLARLFTAEENPSGAADVWYQEQ from the coding sequence ATGCATGAGGCGATTCTGGAGTTGAACATCCCCTTTCGGGAACCGATGGTCATCTATAAAAACGAGTTTCAGGGCAGCGGCAACGGACCGTTGATCTCCCTCGTCTCGGGCATGCACGGCGACGAGATCAGCGGTATGTACCTGTTAAGCCGGCTGGCGGCCTTTTTGGACCGTGTGGAGCGGGGCCTGGAGCCCTATTACACCTTGGAAGGGACGGTGCGGCTGATCCCGGTCGTCAACGTGCCCGGCGTCAACTTCGCCACCCGCAACTGGCCCTTTGACGGCACCGATATCAACCGCATGTTTCCTGGCTACGATCAGGGCGAGACGACCCAGCGCATCGCCGACGGCATCCTCCAAGCCACCGTTGATTCCCACTACGCCTTCGATGTCCATGGCTCGAATGAACAGTTTTTTGAGATCCCCCACCTGCGCATGTTTTCTCCGACAGAGGAGGATCTGCGGCTGGCGCCCTACCTGCGCTGCCACTACCTCTTGCGCCGGGAGTTGACGCCCTTGTACAAGACCCAACTCTCCTATCAATGGAAGGAGTCGGGCATTTCCCCTTACATCCTCATGCTCGGCGTGGCCCGCCGTATCGACGATGATCTGGTGGAAACACTCTATCAGGGCCTGATCGATTTCATGTTGGCCACAGCGGTCCTGGCGGGCCCGCCCCCGGCGCCGCCGTTGCAGCCGCCAACCTTTGGACGCAACCATACCCACCTGGTCTTGTCGCGAACGGCCGGGATTTTCCGCCCCACCGTCACCGCCGGCACGATGTTGCGCAAGGGCGAACTGCTCGGCCAGATCGTCAACGTCCTTTCCGGACAGGTGGAAGAGGAGGTGCGGGCGCCTGCTTCCGGTCTGCTGGCCAGCATCCGCTCGTATCCCCTCGTCTACGAAAAAGAACTCCTGGCCCGCCTGTTTACCGCCGAAGAAAACCCTTCAGGGGCGGCTGATGTGTGGTATCAGGAGCAATAA
- a CDS encoding CsxC family protein encodes MKKGKTPYPAPKAYSWQRVWHAEKCHEKDCFVEPAEYDCGESSCEVDYCVDGGKVSPRKDVCGQVVSVRTLPLCPNTPGNVACGQVKVPVVLAEPTIQIEVEADLELDQYALEIKRIKKEVVLTQCELVLGSNKLFIGGYVRKNIEYATVDCEKCATKCGDIRHCTVHVPFECVTPITFANPPQFHAAKPCTNIEFEGHKFIAEESICVDVKNEKPFCELLSSVIYEEDIIKHKECGCDSGEELFKKFTEKMVIILTLKVLQKQQRVISLAPPPHHHHHCKNDY; translated from the coding sequence GTGAAAAAAGGAAAGACGCCCTACCCGGCCCCCAAAGCCTATTCCTGGCAGCGGGTGTGGCATGCCGAGAAGTGCCATGAGAAAGACTGCTTCGTCGAGCCGGCAGAGTATGATTGCGGAGAATCAAGTTGCGAGGTGGACTACTGCGTGGACGGTGGAAAAGTGTCGCCCCGGAAGGATGTCTGCGGGCAGGTGGTGAGCGTGCGGACCCTGCCGCTCTGCCCGAACACGCCCGGCAATGTGGCCTGCGGTCAGGTGAAGGTCCCTGTCGTGCTGGCCGAGCCGACGATCCAGATCGAAGTGGAAGCCGACCTAGAGTTGGATCAGTACGCCCTGGAGATCAAGCGAATCAAGAAAGAAGTCGTGTTGACGCAATGCGAACTGGTGCTCGGATCAAATAAACTGTTTATCGGCGGCTATGTGCGCAAGAATATCGAATACGCCACAGTGGATTGTGAAAAATGCGCGACCAAATGCGGCGATATCCGTCACTGCACCGTACATGTGCCTTTCGAGTGTGTCACGCCGATCACCTTCGCCAACCCGCCCCAGTTCCATGCGGCAAAGCCCTGCACCAATATCGAGTTCGAAGGCCACAAGTTTATCGCCGAAGAGTCCATCTGTGTCGATGTGAAGAACGAAAAGCCCTTCTGTGAACTCCTGTCCTCAGTCATTTATGAGGAAGACATCATCAAGCACAAAGAGTGCGGCTGTGACAGCGGGGAAGAGCTGTTTAAGAAGTTTACTGAAAAGATGGTCATCATCTTGACGCTGAAGGTGCTGCAAAAGCAACAGCGCGTCATCTCCCTGGCGCCGCCGCCCCATCATCATCACCACTGTAAGAACGATTACTGA